From one Pseudobdellovibrionaceae bacterium genomic stretch:
- a CDS encoding nucleotidyltransferase family protein gives MDMDRYTIDRLWPPEDDFYSKALEFVLERRLDYVPDAREWQGLHRLIQAHQLSGLFYSRLKPSMPGDLVEEFGRHWKMQFLRNQVHQELLEDLGVYLQERNHSVVPLKGASLQKRLYGQTGERFQSDIDLLLPRGDFEAAIQFLMERRFARALDDILSPHKNVWHGEVGGLEVTVEIHRRLFAEEPPKWFWQTTKSGIPGLRYLTLEQELFFLIHHVAHQHTFLKLFWLRDIALFLKRYGGHLDWGEVWHLAEQFHREKSVMAVLLLMVRFGPEGCCEDWMAWDIGRKGRWVLSRITPKFLWHVRENLFSYFFVKHGLKDTWGEAITYDIRWLKSRVSRAPN, from the coding sequence ATGGATATGGATCGATACACCATTGATCGGCTTTGGCCCCCAGAGGATGATTTCTACTCCAAGGCTCTGGAGTTTGTTCTCGAGAGGCGCTTGGACTATGTGCCCGATGCACGGGAATGGCAGGGGCTCCATCGGTTGATTCAAGCCCATCAATTGTCCGGACTGTTTTACTCCCGTCTTAAACCTAGTATGCCCGGCGACTTGGTCGAAGAATTTGGTCGTCACTGGAAAATGCAGTTTCTTCGCAACCAAGTCCACCAGGAATTGTTGGAAGATCTGGGTGTTTATTTGCAGGAAAGAAATCATAGTGTCGTCCCTCTAAAAGGGGCATCTCTGCAAAAGCGTCTTTACGGCCAGACGGGTGAGCGTTTTCAGTCCGACATAGATCTTCTTTTGCCCAGGGGCGACTTTGAAGCCGCTATACAGTTCCTCATGGAGCGCCGTTTTGCGCGGGCTCTTGATGACATCTTGTCTCCGCATAAAAATGTTTGGCATGGAGAGGTGGGTGGTCTGGAAGTGACGGTCGAAATCCACCGACGGTTGTTCGCAGAGGAGCCTCCCAAGTGGTTTTGGCAGACCACCAAATCAGGGATTCCGGGCCTGCGCTATTTGACCCTCGAGCAGGAATTGTTTTTTCTCATCCATCATGTGGCTCATCAACACACCTTTTTGAAGCTTTTTTGGCTGCGGGATATTGCTTTGTTTCTTAAGCGTTATGGCGGTCACTTGGATTGGGGTGAGGTTTGGCATTTGGCCGAACAATTCCATCGGGAAAAAAGCGTGATGGCCGTATTGCTCCTAATGGTTCGATTTGGACCAGAGGGCTGCTGTGAGGACTGGATGGCCTGGGACATTGGGCGTAAGGGCCGTTGGGTGCTCAGCCGTATCACTCCCAAGTTTCTGTGGCATGTAAGAGAGAATTTATTCTCTTACTTTTTCGTCAAGCATGGGCTTAAGGATACTTGGGGTGAAGCCATTACCTATGACATTAGATGGCTTAAGTCCCGAGTATCCCGCGCCCCAAATTAA